The following proteins are encoded in a genomic region of Sorangiineae bacterium MSr12523:
- a CDS encoding TIGR04563 family protein — protein MSTESKSEKRKQSLYFPESMLVEIQQEATRLQRSLSWVVQRAWKVAREEVKKMPGSTEP, from the coding sequence ATGTCCACCGAATCGAAATCCGAGAAGCGAAAGCAAAGCTTGTACTTCCCTGAGTCGATGCTCGTCGAAATTCAGCAAGAGGCGACACGGCTTCAACGCTCGCTCTCCTGGGTGGTGCAGCGCGCGTGGAAGGTGGCGCGCGAAGAAGTAAAGAAGATGCCCGGTTCGACGGAACCGTGA
- a CDS encoding PAS domain-containing protein, with amino-acid sequence MFDLSPKKESASPEREIDHGETADGGKAEDRVSVAPASTERGRDELEIEVHELRDLVQKLTDEAKSAHTALHESMAGHRLLAEAAEDGLWFWDIRAGTVEYTDRMLAILGVSRESMRGSLDGFMARVHGEDRPRVSAALQAHLDRRAPFLVSFRVRGPEGDYRTCSARGQAEWDARGTPIRMAGAVLDITETKRVEVQVRFLAEASSVLASSLDYESTLASLAKIAVPEVADFFAVDLSGESLADIHRLELAHSDPSKVAIAWQLAHQRPPRPDDSIGAGRVMATGESELTTELSEVLAARTASRDFSQDDDELFAIFRRLELRSMIHVPLFARGSVVGALSLGSTASNRRYGPSDREFAEELARRASLAIENAWLYRDAERSVRMKEDLLDVLSHDLKNPLASVINDVGILLKTVPQESHVDRQRLENVWRTSERMLAFLQSFIDLAQLEAGTVAFDTKQHDPSAIVLEAVEMNRSAIGEKGLTLMRGAAPRLSVTCDRRRIVHVLSRLIAYAVRVTPRAGRITLHLESVPGEVKIGVGDEGQSIPREQLDRLLAGNTRQRDRDGHAIGLSVAIAKAIVMAHGGRFWAETGATGTTFFFTLPSGP; translated from the coding sequence ATGTTCGATTTGAGCCCGAAGAAGGAATCCGCATCGCCCGAACGCGAAATTGACCACGGCGAAACCGCCGATGGCGGCAAGGCCGAGGACCGCGTGAGCGTCGCTCCAGCATCCACGGAACGAGGCCGCGACGAGCTGGAAATCGAGGTTCACGAGCTGCGGGACCTCGTCCAGAAGCTCACCGACGAGGCCAAGAGCGCCCACACTGCGCTTCACGAGAGCATGGCTGGCCACCGCCTCCTCGCGGAAGCCGCCGAAGATGGCCTGTGGTTTTGGGACATCCGCGCCGGCACCGTCGAATACACGGACCGCATGCTCGCCATCCTCGGCGTGTCCCGCGAATCGATGCGCGGCAGCCTCGATGGCTTCATGGCCCGCGTCCACGGGGAGGACCGCCCGCGCGTCTCCGCGGCCCTGCAGGCGCATCTCGATCGGCGTGCACCCTTTCTCGTGAGCTTCCGCGTGCGCGGTCCGGAGGGCGATTACCGCACCTGTTCGGCGCGCGGCCAGGCCGAGTGGGATGCGCGCGGGACGCCGATCCGCATGGCGGGCGCGGTGCTCGACATCACCGAGACCAAGCGCGTCGAGGTGCAGGTTCGCTTTCTCGCGGAGGCCAGCAGCGTGCTCGCCTCGTCGCTCGATTACGAATCGACCTTGGCCAGCCTGGCGAAAATCGCCGTGCCCGAGGTGGCCGACTTCTTCGCCGTCGACTTGAGCGGCGAATCGCTGGCGGACATCCACCGCCTCGAGCTCGCCCACTCCGACCCGTCGAAGGTGGCCATCGCCTGGCAGCTTGCCCACCAACGGCCACCGCGCCCCGACGACTCCATCGGTGCGGGGCGGGTCATGGCCACGGGCGAAAGCGAACTGACCACCGAGCTGTCCGAGGTCCTCGCCGCCCGCACGGCCTCGCGCGACTTCAGCCAAGACGACGACGAGCTCTTCGCCATCTTTCGCCGGCTCGAGCTTCGCTCGATGATTCACGTGCCGCTCTTTGCGCGCGGCTCCGTCGTCGGTGCGCTCTCGCTGGGCTCCACCGCGTCGAACCGCCGATATGGGCCCAGCGATCGCGAGTTCGCCGAAGAGCTCGCGCGACGCGCCAGCTTGGCCATCGAGAATGCATGGCTCTATCGCGACGCGGAGCGTTCCGTCCGCATGAAAGAGGATTTGCTCGACGTCCTCTCGCATGATTTGAAAAATCCGCTGGCCTCGGTCATCAACGACGTAGGCATCCTTCTCAAGACGGTTCCTCAGGAATCGCACGTGGACCGACAGCGCCTGGAAAATGTCTGGCGCACCTCCGAGCGTATGCTCGCGTTCCTTCAAAGCTTCATCGATCTGGCGCAGCTCGAGGCCGGCACGGTGGCCTTCGACACGAAGCAACATGACCCATCGGCCATCGTTCTCGAGGCCGTGGAAATGAACCGCTCGGCCATCGGCGAAAAGGGCCTCACTTTGATGCGCGGCGCCGCACCGCGGCTATCCGTCACCTGCGATCGGCGGCGCATCGTGCATGTCTTGTCGCGCCTCATTGCGTATGCGGTGCGCGTCACGCCACGTGCGGGGCGCATCACCTTGCACCTCGAGTCGGTGCCTGGCGAAGTCAAAATCGGTGTAGGCGATGAAGGGCAATCCATTCCGCGCGAACAGCTCGACCGACTGCTCGCTGGAAATACGCGCCAGCGCGACCGCGATGGTCATGCGATCGGCTTAAGTGTTGCGATCGCCAAGGCCATCGTGATGGCACACGGTGGGCGCTTCTGGGCGGAAACAGGCGCGACGGGCACCACCTTTTTCTTCACGTTGCCGAGTGGACCGTGA
- a CDS encoding sigma-70 family RNA polymerase sigma factor, with the protein MSFADATESKLIERLVRRDEHAFNELVRLYERRVFSLVLRFIGHHAEAEELCQEVFVQVFKAIGTFRGDSKLSTWIYRIAINLCKNRTKYLKLRRSNEAPPDEDETASRPSNTGHVARPDEALAGKQLEQIVQRSILRLEPSFRECLILRDVEELSYEEVEQITGLAAGTVKSRIFRARAMLKEMVERELGEKIG; encoded by the coding sequence GTGAGCTTCGCGGACGCCACTGAATCGAAGCTGATCGAGCGACTCGTGCGCCGCGACGAGCACGCGTTCAACGAGCTGGTGCGGCTCTACGAGCGGCGTGTCTTTTCGCTGGTGCTTCGTTTCATTGGACACCACGCCGAAGCCGAAGAGCTTTGCCAGGAGGTCTTCGTCCAGGTCTTCAAGGCCATCGGGACCTTTCGTGGCGACAGCAAACTTTCAACCTGGATTTACCGAATTGCGATTAACTTATGTAAGAATCGCACCAAGTACCTGAAACTGCGTCGGTCCAACGAAGCGCCACCGGACGAGGACGAAACCGCATCGCGCCCCTCGAACACGGGCCACGTGGCACGGCCCGACGAGGCGCTGGCCGGAAAACAACTGGAGCAGATCGTTCAGCGCTCCATTTTGCGCTTGGAGCCCAGCTTTCGGGAGTGCCTCATCTTGCGGGACGTCGAAGAGCTCAGCTACGAGGAGGTGGAGCAGATTACCGGGCTCGCCGCCGGCACCGTGAAGAGCCGCATCTTTCGAGCGCGTGCCATGCTCAAAGAGATGGTGGAGCGCGAGCTCGGGGAGAAGATCGGATGA
- a CDS encoding Stp1/IreP family PP2C-type Ser/Thr phosphatase: MTRPLRIELAGKTDVGKKRNHNEDNFSIIEESGLYIVADGMGGHASGEVASQMAVDAMREFFLSTAQDPERTWPYKMDRSKGYEENRLITGIKLANLRIYETAQRDAGKRGMGTTIVTMFAVEDGVYIAHVGDSRGYRIRDGKIEQLTEDHSLLNDYIKMKRLTPEEIANFPHKNVIVRALGMKDTVKVDTRFETPRANDTYLLCSDGLSGPVTDAEMLEMVTSSPDLETAAGRLIAAANSNGGPDNITVILARWVG, encoded by the coding sequence GTGACCAGACCGCTCCGGATTGAACTTGCCGGCAAAACCGACGTTGGCAAGAAGCGAAACCACAATGAGGACAACTTTTCCATAATCGAGGAAAGTGGCCTTTACATTGTAGCGGATGGCATGGGCGGCCACGCGTCGGGCGAGGTGGCGAGCCAAATGGCCGTCGATGCGATGCGGGAGTTCTTCCTCTCCACCGCGCAAGATCCCGAGCGGACGTGGCCCTACAAGATGGACCGCTCCAAGGGCTACGAGGAGAATCGCCTCATCACCGGCATCAAGCTGGCGAACCTCCGCATCTACGAGACCGCCCAACGGGACGCAGGCAAGCGCGGCATGGGCACCACCATCGTGACCATGTTCGCCGTCGAGGACGGCGTGTACATCGCCCACGTCGGCGATTCGCGCGGGTATCGCATCCGCGATGGCAAGATCGAGCAGCTCACCGAGGACCACTCGCTGCTCAACGACTACATCAAGATGAAGCGCCTCACGCCCGAGGAGATCGCGAACTTCCCGCACAAGAACGTCATCGTGCGCGCGCTCGGGATGAAGGACACCGTCAAGGTGGACACGCGGTTCGAAACGCCGCGGGCGAACGATACGTACCTTCTCTGCTCCGACGGCCTGTCGGGCCCCGTGACCGACGCCGAGATGCTCGAGATGGTCACGAGCTCACCGGACCTGGAGACGGCGGCGGGTCGCCTCATTGCCGCGGCCAACTCCAATGGCGGGCCGGACAACATCACCGTCATCCTCGCCCGCTGGGTGGGCTGA
- a CDS encoding S1C family serine protease, whose product MIGAMKRASCTSGKRPALMGFLAVFTVGGTASAALPALPGTEPTPPPATNTPAPPSTDSTAKPAKSGDSTDAKKGIVSVQEGGRTLGVGTVLGGDGRILTALSGLRGSELVDVKYADGHVVRARLGHKDAVWDLALLIPMSGRWTDGLTASETDPSSSELKVFLAGGRAAPASGRVKAKVDARAKDGTQLDGALDLELRGSPIVGAPVVDASGGVVGILVRACKPVDGSVCLQSIYAAPVAAIRNFLVRTPLNAVAPSPWLGIVGAPDSVGNTRGVRVMQIAPASPAAKAGLKTNNDQTLAHLIVAVDGNPVDTPEKLADRISKHSVGETVKLLVLESEKFKEVSVVLRAPP is encoded by the coding sequence ATGATCGGCGCGATGAAACGCGCTTCTTGCACATCCGGCAAACGGCCGGCTCTTATGGGTTTTCTTGCAGTTTTCACCGTTGGGGGGACGGCGTCGGCTGCTCTCCCTGCACTGCCCGGGACGGAGCCAACTCCACCACCTGCGACCAACACCCCCGCGCCACCATCTACCGATTCCACGGCGAAGCCGGCGAAGTCGGGCGACTCAACCGATGCCAAGAAGGGTATCGTTTCGGTGCAGGAAGGCGGGCGGACCTTGGGGGTTGGCACGGTGCTCGGCGGCGATGGGCGAATTCTTACCGCCTTGAGTGGGCTGCGCGGCTCCGAGCTGGTGGACGTGAAGTATGCCGATGGGCATGTGGTGCGGGCTCGGCTCGGCCATAAGGATGCCGTGTGGGACTTGGCGCTGCTTATTCCCATGTCGGGACGATGGACCGACGGGCTCACGGCGAGCGAGACCGATCCGTCAAGCAGCGAGTTGAAAGTGTTTCTCGCGGGCGGTCGGGCGGCTCCGGCGTCGGGGCGTGTGAAGGCCAAGGTCGATGCCCGGGCCAAGGATGGGACGCAACTCGATGGTGCCCTTGATCTGGAGTTGCGCGGGAGCCCCATCGTGGGCGCGCCTGTGGTCGATGCATCGGGTGGCGTAGTGGGAATTCTCGTCCGTGCATGCAAACCGGTCGACGGGAGCGTATGTCTCCAATCGATTTATGCGGCGCCTGTGGCAGCGATTCGTAATTTTCTCGTGAGGACGCCGCTCAATGCCGTGGCGCCGTCGCCATGGTTAGGCATCGTGGGTGCCCCCGATTCTGTGGGAAATACGCGTGGGGTACGCGTGATGCAGATCGCTCCGGCGAGTCCGGCGGCCAAGGCCGGGCTAAAAACGAATAACGATCAGACGCTTGCTCACCTAATTGTTGCAGTAGATGGTAATCCGGTTGACACGCCCGAAAAACTCGCCGATCGGATCAGTAAGCACTCGGTGGGCGAAACCGTGAAGCTCCTTGTGCTTGAGTCGGAAAAGTTCAAAGAAGTCTCGGTCGTCCTTCGTGCGCCCCCGTAG
- a CDS encoding alpha/beta fold hydrolase: MRGGLSGMGVIASVLLCTSSLMASAPDELPAARDGREPVVLVHGWAASAADMATMRDAIAAAGYVTYVANLPGSNNIENGKVIARLVAQALSETHAAKVHLVGHSMGGLAMRYYVKRLGGERRVRTYVAFGTPQYGFPFACYLDENQGGQMCPANPFLADLNAGDDTPGNVDYFTFRSTKDTPNITRLDGGACFHEIPDVEHFDEPKSPAFAQAVLAAIGGSCPGSYVDLPIE, from the coding sequence ATGCGCGGGGGACTCTCTGGAATGGGTGTCATCGCTTCGGTGTTGCTCTGCACGAGTTCGCTGATGGCGAGCGCGCCTGACGAGTTGCCCGCGGCGCGAGATGGGCGTGAGCCCGTGGTCTTGGTGCATGGTTGGGCAGCTTCGGCGGCGGATATGGCGACGATGCGGGATGCGATCGCCGCGGCGGGATATGTCACGTACGTGGCGAATTTGCCTGGGTCGAACAATATCGAGAATGGCAAAGTCATTGCCCGGCTCGTCGCCCAGGCCCTGTCGGAGACGCATGCCGCAAAGGTGCACTTGGTCGGGCACAGTATGGGCGGGCTCGCCATGCGCTACTACGTGAAACGGCTCGGCGGTGAGCGGCGGGTGCGGACATATGTGGCATTTGGGACCCCGCAATATGGGTTCCCATTTGCTTGCTACCTCGATGAAAACCAAGGCGGGCAGATGTGTCCGGCGAATCCTTTTCTGGCGGACCTCAATGCGGGCGACGATACGCCGGGGAACGTGGACTACTTCACATTTCGCAGTACGAAGGATACGCCGAACATCACGCGGCTCGATGGGGGCGCGTGCTTTCACGAGATTCCCGACGTCGAGCATTTCGATGAACCGAAGTCGCCCGCATTTGCCCAGGCGGTGCTCGCGGCGATTGGCGGCAGTTGCCCCGGTAGTTACGTCGATCTTCCGATTGAATGA
- a CDS encoding DUF975 family protein, giving the protein MNYNPYQAPQTVSLHDGGGPIVPQRPQPWAVGETIQLAWEGFKREWLALAGAHFLVAMISMLPTLAPAAVLATRIVAPKSTSYWIVWGISNAASLVVSTFFEVGLVRLWLSVARGQTANFAVLFGGGNRFFAFLGMRLLTAIVMFVGLVALIVPGVIISLGLAVSTFYLVDAELGPIAALRESWKATTGHKGDLFLLGLVSATLLFFGSMLCCIGYFVAAPVCSVALAIVYVRLSGRGTATSIYAPHHYPGYGQGPYG; this is encoded by the coding sequence GTGAATTACAATCCTTACCAGGCTCCGCAAACCGTTTCCTTGCACGATGGCGGTGGCCCCATCGTTCCGCAGCGCCCGCAGCCGTGGGCGGTAGGCGAAACGATCCAGCTGGCGTGGGAAGGATTCAAGCGCGAATGGCTCGCCCTGGCCGGTGCACATTTTCTCGTGGCCATGATCTCGATGCTGCCCACCCTGGCCCCAGCCGCCGTTCTCGCGACCCGCATCGTCGCGCCGAAGTCCACGTCCTACTGGATCGTATGGGGCATCTCCAACGCCGCCTCCCTCGTCGTGAGCACCTTTTTCGAGGTGGGCCTCGTTCGCCTCTGGCTCTCCGTCGCCCGCGGGCAAACGGCGAATTTCGCCGTCTTGTTCGGTGGAGGCAACCGCTTCTTCGCCTTCCTCGGCATGCGCCTGTTGACGGCCATCGTCATGTTCGTGGGGCTCGTTGCGCTGATCGTTCCAGGCGTGATCATCTCGCTCGGCTTGGCCGTGTCGACGTTCTATCTCGTCGACGCCGAGCTGGGCCCCATCGCCGCCTTGCGCGAGAGCTGGAAAGCCACCACCGGCCACAAAGGGGATCTCTTTCTCCTTGGCCTCGTCTCGGCGACGCTTCTCTTCTTCGGCAGCATGCTCTGTTGCATCGGCTATTTCGTGGCCGCCCCCGTTTGTTCCGTTGCCTTGGCCATCGTATACGTTCGCCTTTCCGGTCGCGGCACCGCCACGAGCATCTACGCGCCCCACCACTATCCAGGATACGGCCAAGGCCCTTACGGGTGA
- the gluQRS gene encoding tRNA glutamyl-Q(34) synthetase GluQRS, translating to MAPIVTRFAPSPTGDLHLGGAYVALASWWLARRSPAGRYVLRMEDIDTPRVVTGSAERIVADLVGLGLAWDEGPIAQSERLHLYAAAIDALNARGLVYPCDCSRADIARVASAPHAGEETVYPGLCRDRDPGRPMKRAPALRMRVPDEEISFDDGVAGRFVQNLARDVGDFVLRRGDGVYAYQLVVVVDDLDMGMTDVVRGADLLASTPRQIFLARMLGATAPRYHHVPLVVDAHGERLAKRTPGAHVRALREAGIAPEEILGELAHGLGIMPSGQPCSLRDLLASTAAQLAPRAFRIPSRWLAPKR from the coding sequence ATGGCTCCCATCGTCACACGTTTTGCGCCCTCGCCAACGGGCGATCTGCACCTCGGCGGAGCGTACGTTGCGCTCGCGTCGTGGTGGCTCGCGCGGCGTAGCCCCGCCGGGCGCTACGTGTTGCGCATGGAAGACATCGATACCCCGCGCGTGGTGACGGGATCGGCCGAACGCATCGTGGCGGATCTCGTGGGGCTCGGGCTCGCTTGGGACGAGGGCCCCATCGCCCAGTCGGAGCGGCTGCACCTCTATGCGGCCGCCATCGATGCGCTGAACGCGCGCGGGCTCGTCTACCCGTGCGATTGCTCACGCGCGGACATTGCGCGGGTGGCGAGCGCACCGCACGCGGGCGAGGAAACGGTGTACCCGGGGCTCTGCCGCGATCGCGATCCCGGGCGGCCGATGAAGCGAGCGCCTGCGCTTCGCATGCGCGTGCCCGACGAGGAGATCTCCTTCGACGACGGCGTCGCGGGGCGGTTCGTGCAGAACCTTGCACGCGACGTCGGCGACTTCGTGCTCCGGCGGGGCGATGGCGTCTACGCCTACCAGCTCGTCGTCGTGGTCGACGACTTGGACATGGGCATGACCGACGTCGTGCGCGGCGCCGATCTGCTCGCATCCACGCCGAGGCAGATCTTTCTCGCGCGCATGCTCGGCGCAACCGCGCCCCGCTACCACCATGTGCCGCTGGTCGTGGATGCCCATGGCGAACGGCTGGCCAAGCGCACGCCGGGTGCCCACGTCCGCGCGCTGCGGGAGGCGGGCATCGCGCCCGAGGAGATCCTCGGCGAGCTCGCCCACGGGCTGGGCATCATGCCCTCCGGCCAGCCGTGCAGCCTGCGGGATCTCCTCGCTTCGACGGCGGCGCAGCTCGCCCCGCGCGCGTTTCGCATCCCGTCTCGCTGGCTCGCCCCAAAGCGCTAA
- a CDS encoding serine/threonine protein kinase: MDGAVPLDVGLVLDGKYEVCGVLGEGASGVVYDARVVAGDGERVALKVIHRHLMGNSQIRGRFVREVAILQRLRGKHLCPILDSGELLDPRTSDALLYMAIPKVEGPSLEKLVASAGPLPIERSIDIVLQICSALVDAHGQGVIHRDLKPANVLLRDGEHAFVVDFGMAKIVTGTGGTGTTDLTTHNMVFGTPEYMAPEQARGDELDARCDVYAVGIILYELLAGKVPFQGTSPLSTLTAHMTADLPPLERDVGPALRAVIHAALVKSADERYASASDMARALEHALRAPDDVDAVSPRLPRSHTVPLPSIPPPLVRASAPQVREAPRGIAARWVLVWVAAIATGIAVGVWLSLHTGR, from the coding sequence GTGGACGGCGCCGTGCCGCTCGATGTGGGGCTCGTGCTGGACGGCAAGTACGAAGTGTGCGGCGTGCTCGGCGAAGGCGCGAGCGGCGTGGTGTACGACGCGCGCGTGGTGGCGGGGGACGGCGAGCGCGTGGCGCTCAAAGTGATTCACCGCCATTTGATGGGCAATTCGCAGATCCGCGGGCGCTTCGTGCGCGAGGTTGCCATCTTGCAGCGGCTCAGAGGCAAGCACCTTTGCCCGATTCTCGATTCGGGGGAGCTTCTCGATCCGCGCACGTCGGATGCCTTGCTCTACATGGCCATTCCCAAGGTCGAGGGACCGTCGCTGGAGAAGCTCGTAGCGAGTGCGGGGCCCTTGCCCATCGAGCGCAGCATCGACATCGTGCTCCAGATTTGTTCGGCCTTGGTCGATGCGCACGGGCAAGGGGTCATTCACCGCGATTTGAAGCCGGCCAACGTGCTTTTGCGCGATGGAGAGCACGCCTTCGTGGTGGACTTCGGGATGGCGAAGATCGTGACCGGTACCGGGGGCACGGGCACGACGGATTTGACGACGCACAACATGGTGTTCGGCACGCCCGAATACATGGCCCCGGAGCAGGCGCGCGGGGACGAGCTGGATGCGCGTTGCGACGTGTACGCGGTGGGGATCATCCTGTACGAGCTTTTGGCGGGCAAGGTGCCGTTCCAGGGCACGAGCCCGCTCAGTACGCTGACGGCGCATATGACCGCGGATCTTCCGCCGCTCGAGCGGGACGTCGGGCCGGCGCTTCGTGCGGTGATTCACGCGGCGTTGGTCAAGTCGGCCGACGAGCGCTACGCGAGCGCGTCGGATATGGCGCGCGCCCTCGAGCATGCCCTGCGCGCTCCGGACGACGTGGATGCCGTTTCGCCGCGTCTTCCGCGCAGCCACACGGTGCCGCTTCCGTCGATTCCGCCGCCGCTGGTGCGTGCGAGTGCGCCGCAGGTGCGGGAGGCGCCGCGGGGGATTGCCGCGCGATGGGTTCTCGTGTGGGTTGCGGCCATTGCCACCGGCATTGCGGTGGGCGTGTGGCTCTCGTTGCACACGGGGCGTTAG
- a CDS encoding LysM peptidoglycan-binding domain-containing protein, translated as MRGFGALAVMAMAMAAPATAHAFSHVVRPGETLAAIAQRVYGNAKMETVLAGANFLDVQGGSAPVPGMRLEIPAPGFHRVSANETWITLALEWLGDGKRADVLARINHGVAWIPPVDGQEIQIPYVLTVIAADGDRMDQLAHRYMGDANRAWELEAYNGRKASSTGAVPLKRGEVVLVPILDLTLTEEGKRESHSGLEQGRSAEGRALDAQRHADAEIPLLLADLRAGRYVEVVARGNRILGSGELTKVQLGSVHRALLDAYVALDAPAAAAGACAAFRINEPTIKWDPAFVSPKVRNACPPPSPPPPPSAAPSGAASHAGAGAASAAPSASARGRDR; from the coding sequence GTGAGGGGCTTCGGGGCGCTGGCCGTGATGGCGATGGCGATGGCAGCGCCGGCGACGGCGCATGCATTTTCCCACGTGGTCCGCCCGGGGGAGACGCTCGCGGCCATCGCCCAGCGCGTCTACGGAAACGCGAAGATGGAGACGGTCCTTGCAGGTGCAAACTTCCTCGACGTGCAGGGCGGAAGTGCGCCCGTCCCAGGGATGCGCCTGGAGATCCCCGCGCCCGGCTTCCACCGGGTGAGCGCGAACGAGACGTGGATCACGTTGGCCCTCGAGTGGCTCGGCGACGGCAAGCGCGCCGACGTGCTGGCGCGGATCAATCACGGCGTGGCCTGGATTCCGCCGGTCGATGGGCAGGAGATTCAGATCCCCTACGTGTTGACGGTCATCGCGGCGGACGGCGATCGCATGGACCAGCTTGCGCACCGCTACATGGGCGACGCCAATCGAGCGTGGGAGCTGGAGGCGTACAACGGGCGCAAGGCCTCGTCGACCGGGGCGGTGCCACTGAAGCGCGGCGAGGTGGTGCTGGTGCCGATTCTCGATTTGACGCTGACCGAGGAGGGAAAGCGTGAGTCGCACTCGGGGCTCGAGCAAGGCCGCAGTGCCGAGGGGCGTGCGCTCGATGCGCAGCGCCATGCCGATGCGGAAATTCCGCTGCTCTTGGCCGATCTGCGCGCGGGGCGCTACGTCGAGGTCGTGGCGCGGGGCAATCGCATTTTGGGAAGCGGCGAGCTAACGAAGGTGCAGCTCGGGTCGGTGCATCGCGCGCTGCTCGATGCGTACGTCGCGCTGGATGCACCCGCGGCGGCGGCAGGGGCGTGTGCGGCGTTCCGCATCAACGAGCCCACCATCAAGTGGGATCCCGCGTTCGTCTCGCCCAAGGTTCGCAATGCCTGCCCGCCGCCTTCGCCGCCTCCGCCGCCGTCCGCGGCTCCTTCGGGGGCGGCGTCGCATGCAGGGGCGGGGGCAGCGTCGGCGGCGCCTTCTGCGTCCGCCCGCGGGCGGGATCGCTAG
- a CDS encoding serine/threonine protein kinase, whose amino-acid sequence MSSGERGQDFPLFGSYRVLEELGVGAVSTVYKAAQPSLDRTVAIKALKPTISPASPFAAHLEREARLLGELGHPNIVLCHDFVKTSEKMYLVLEYIEGFSLAELISRAGKGRVALETVAHIGAEIARGLAHAHERGIVHRDIKPSNVLLSKRGDVKIVDFGIAQREHLPTADEPLARGLSPSRPDENEAFGTPAYMSPEQVLGEFVDARSDVFSLGVVLYEMLTGTRPFDRGDADRRAGAARLRRDPAVPLRVRAPDVPRALESVVMRSLEKLPADRYATAHAVLESLDDFVRARVRGPRNKLVTSALVKVRLLKEHEADDITLAQVLEERRPPLRRAFIGFAVIGLLIAVGGGALQFSRRGVHDNESGDRPLELFPENMGQLRVVVTPWAEVFVDGQHIDTTPFARPIPLSPGTHYVTLMHPNAPMQKRAVTITSGETALLDATMDLSGLSGGGAKDAGP is encoded by the coding sequence ATGTCCAGCGGTGAGCGCGGACAAGATTTCCCGCTGTTCGGGAGCTACCGCGTGCTCGAAGAATTGGGCGTCGGGGCCGTGTCGACCGTCTACAAGGCGGCACAGCCCTCGCTCGACCGCACCGTGGCCATCAAGGCGCTCAAGCCGACGATCTCGCCGGCGTCGCCGTTCGCCGCGCACCTCGAGCGAGAGGCGCGGCTGCTCGGCGAGCTCGGTCATCCGAACATCGTGCTGTGCCACGACTTCGTGAAGACCTCGGAAAAGATGTACCTGGTGCTGGAGTACATCGAGGGCTTCAGCCTGGCCGAGCTCATTTCGCGCGCAGGAAAGGGGCGCGTGGCGCTGGAGACGGTGGCGCACATCGGCGCGGAGATCGCGCGCGGGCTCGCGCATGCGCACGAGCGCGGCATCGTGCACCGCGACATCAAGCCATCGAACGTGCTCCTGTCGAAGCGCGGCGACGTCAAAATCGTGGACTTCGGCATCGCGCAGCGCGAACACCTTCCCACGGCCGACGAGCCGCTCGCGCGCGGGCTTTCACCTTCGCGGCCGGACGAGAACGAGGCTTTCGGGACGCCCGCATACATGTCGCCGGAGCAGGTGCTGGGCGAGTTCGTCGACGCGCGCAGCGACGTATTTTCGCTGGGCGTGGTGCTCTACGAGATGCTCACCGGGACGCGTCCATTCGATCGCGGCGACGCGGACCGGCGTGCGGGGGCCGCACGATTGCGGCGCGATCCGGCGGTGCCGCTGCGCGTGCGTGCGCCCGACGTACCGCGCGCGCTCGAGTCGGTGGTCATGCGCTCGCTGGAGAAGCTGCCGGCGGATCGCTATGCGACGGCGCACGCGGTCTTGGAGTCGCTGGACGACTTCGTGCGCGCGCGGGTTCGTGGCCCGCGCAACAAGTTGGTCACCAGCGCGCTCGTGAAGGTCCGTTTGCTCAAGGAGCACGAGGCGGATGACATCACCTTGGCGCAGGTGCTCGAGGAGCGACGTCCGCCGTTGCGGCGCGCGTTCATCGGTTTTGCGGTAATCGGGTTGCTCATTGCCGTTGGGGGTGGCGCGCTGCAGTTCTCACGGCGCGGGGTGCACGACAACGAATCGGGCGATCGCCCGCTGGAGCTTTTTCCCGAGAATATGGGGCAACTTCGGGTGGTGGTCACACCGTGGGCGGAAGTATTCGTCGATGGTCAACACATCGACACGACGCCGTTTGCGCGGCCGATTCCCCTTTCGCCCGGTACGCATTATGTCACCTTGATGCATCCGAATGCACCGATGCAAAAACGAGCCGTGACCATTACATCGGGTGAAACTGCCCTGTTGGATGCCACCATGGATTTGAGTGGGCTGTCTGGGGGCGGCGCGAAGGACGCAGGGCCGTGA